DNA from Scheffersomyces stipitis CBS 6054 chromosome 1, whole genome shotgun sequence:
TGGGATTAGATTGCAAGTAGAACAACGCTACATGCTGGACTTTGTACCACTCATCGTAGATGTTGGGATGTATCATACCCAAACCGAGATTGGGACAACCACCGGCCCTGCTGCCAAATATATCTACCTTTTTTAAAGTCTTGAGATGACGAACCAACTCCAAAACCTCGTTGGCATTATCGCCTGGATTTAATCGTATCCCTTTTAATTTCTGCATCTTGTACAATTTCTCATAGAACCCAGTGTTGTTCGGGATTGCCGCTAGTAcattgaagttggtacTATCCTGATAGTTATCAACTTCCGAACGAATCTGAAGGGAAAGCTTCGTCAAACTGCAACTGAAATTAACTATTGCATCAGCGTAGCGTGAGAAATATTTCCTCTCATCACTCTCGGTAGGCAATGGTATCGTGTGGTTCAACCGTATTACCAATTCCAAAGACTTTAAACATGCATATGGCAAGTTCTGGAGGAAATCAGGAACTGTGTCCACCATAGCCTCTCTGTAATCAATACATAAATTCTTTAGACCTGTAAGATGATAGCTGATTTGTACTAGAAAGCTGGGTTGCAACATGGTCAAGAGTTGCCGTCTTCCCATTTCTGAATCGATTTCGTTATGATCCAAAATTTGATATTCAGACATTCCTTTCAAGAATAATGATTTCAAATTGGGCAAGTTCACTGAGTCTATGAATAGTTTGGCATCATTTGGACTAACCAACATATTATCTAATGCCAATACCGAAAGGTTACATAAACGATGCaattttgtattcttgAATAAAGCAGCTAGTGAATGCAATTCCATATCGTGTAAGGTGGAGTGAATTGTAGAATGCGTTCCGCCATTGGTTATGCTGTCTAAGTTTCTGAACGATATGAGGTCTCTACTGTTAGGCAAGAGGATATTGTTGTTACTATTAGCTTCAGCATGTTTGTGAAACCGCGACAAAACCAATGCCCTGATATTGGTACTGACTCGAACAGAATCGTTTGTGttcaccaacaagttgtcgaTAATTTTTGTCAATTTTCTAGAGTTCTGAAACGGTTGGATTTGCAAATTGACCAAGTTCGGGAAGTTCAACCTGCTACAGTCGTCCAACTCGTTGTCCTCAGGAAGCTCGTTGAGATAATTACTGAACTTGATATTGAGAATTAGGGTATGGACTAGTTCTTTGCGGGGCATATTGTACAAGAACTCCAACCGGAAGTTGTCGTTAATCCAGATTAATTGTCTGAGATGAACAAAGTTCTGGAAGAGCTGTATTAAGCGGGCGTTTAAGTCGTAGTCGTATATGTTGAGAGAGTCCGGAAGGTTGATGCACtcgaacttcttgatgtgAGGAAACTCTACATCTTCTCGATTATCTTTATACTCACGGCTGAATTTAGTGTTATACTCCTTGATGAatcttttgaagttgtacgAACTGTTGATGTAGGTGCAAGAGAACTCCTTTCGCTGACGAGCCGTGCCTCCAAGGTCCTGGCGGGACTCAAAATGTCTGAAACTGTATTCCTtttcattgttgaacaCATTGAAGTCCTGGTCTATTACGATATATTGGTACAATCTCGGTACCGTACTAGTATAGAGAGCTTTGTTCACTCTGAGTAATTTGATGCAGTCGAATTGTGAGAGTTCGTTAGCTACTTTGAGTCGTATTTCATATGGCAACTTATCGAAAgtga
Protein-coding regions in this window:
- a CDS encoding predicted protein → MAPANLIENNQFPISSFNSPIGYAKNPLLYDQDSTRSSISTAASWEAVTRPVEKSPAANNFTFDKLPYEIRLKVANELSQFDCIKLLRVNKALYTSTVPRLYQYIVIDQDFNVFNNEKEYSFRHFESRQDLGGTARQRKEFSCTYINSSYNFKRFIKEYNTKFSREYKDNREDVEFPHIKKFECINLPDSLNIYDYDLNARLIQLFQNFVHLRQLIWINDNFRLEFLYNMPRKELVHTLILNIKFSNYLNELPEDNELDDCSRLNFPNLVNLQIQPFQNSRKLTKIIDNLLVNTNDSVRVSTNIRALVLSRFHKHAEANSNNNILLPNSRDLISFRNLDSITNGGTHSTIHSTLHDMELHSLAALFKNTKLHRLCNLSVLALDNMLVSPNDAKLFIDSVNLPNLKSLFLKGMSEYQILDHNEIDSEMGRRQLLTMLQPSFLVQISYHLTGLKNLCIDYREAMVDTVPDFLQNLPYACLKSLELVIRLNHTIPLPTESDERKYFSRYADAIVNFSCSLTKLSLQIRSEVDNYQDSTNFNVLAAIPNNTGFYEKLYKMQKLKGIRLNPGDNANEVLELVRHLKTLKKVDIFGSRAGGCPNLGLGMIHPNIYDEWYKVQHVALFYLQSNPNIDYIRINSFIFECDGTTLKINPRYGITRWFDSHVRPTYSLD